The following is a genomic window from uncultured Draconibacterium sp..
TGATATCTATCTGTCAAGTCTTTCGGAGGCTGAGTTGGAAAAAGTAAAAAACGATATAAAACCGTCAAAAAGACTTGTTCCTCCGCTTATGTGTTGGGAGTTTTATTATCCCAAATATCAAGAAACACTGAAAGAAGCAGAACATAATGCGGAATTTCAGAGCCTTAATAAATATTCAAAAAAATATAACTGGAAAGCCAATCTAAAAAAAATACTAAAGGCCTACCCATACGAAGCATTGGTATTAACCGACGCTACCAAAACTATTTTATGGGTAAACGCTGGCTTCTCGGAAATGACAGGATATGCAAAATCAAAGGCCATTAACCGGAGTCCTTCTTTTTTACAGGGAGAACTTACTTCTGAAATCATAAAAGAAAGAATAAGGCAGAAAATCCGCGTGCAGAAACCTTTTAAGGAAGAAATAATCAATTACCGCAAAAACGGTGAAACGTATAATTGCGAAGTTCGAATTTTTCCGCTTGTTGGTGACAATTCGTTGCACTTTTTAGCACTCGAAAGAGAAGTTGCCTAAGTTTACAATTGCAGTTACCATTAATTCAAT
Proteins encoded in this region:
- a CDS encoding PAS domain-containing protein, whose amino-acid sequence is MKKNLSDMMCLDIYLSSLSEAELEKVKNDIKPSKRLVPPLMCWEFYYPKYQETLKEAEHNAEFQSLNKYSKKYNWKANLKKILKAYPYEALVLTDATKTILWVNAGFSEMTGYAKSKAINRSPSFLQGELTSEIIKERIRQKIRVQKPFKEEIINYRKNGETYNCEVRIFPLVGDNSLHFLALEREVA